The stretch of DNA TTGCTGTCGACGGTGCAGAGGGAGTTGCTATGACGATTTTAGAACATCCCAACCTTGTTTTAATGGATATGAGTTTACCAATTATGGATGGATGGGAAGCGACTAGACAATTAAAAGCTAATCCTGAAACTAACAACATTCCCGTAATTGCTCTGACTGCTCATGCTATGTCTGGCGATCGCGAAAAAGCCTTTGAAGCTGGCTGTGATGATTATGATACTAAGCCGATAGAGTTGTCTCGTTTACTAGAAAAAATTGCCAATCTTTTGGCAAAATATCAATAATCCTTAATGACTACTGATAGCTGTCCTCCATTATCTTTGCTTGCTCATCTGCGTCACGAACTCCGTACGCCGATTAATGCCATTATTGGTTACAGTGAAATGCTGCTTGAAGAATTGGAAACAGAAGATACAGCAGCTTTAAGTGCAGAATTACAAGTCATCAGAGAAAATGGAGTTCAGTTGTTGGCATTGGTCAATACTCTTCTTAACTCTTCTCAATC from Stanieria cyanosphaera PCC 7437 encodes:
- a CDS encoding response regulator, which codes for MAKILLVEDNEMNRDMLSRRLERRGYEVVIAVDGAEGVAMTILEHPNLVLMDMSLPIMDGWEATRQLKANPETNNIPVIALTAHAMSGDREKAFEAGCDDYDTKPIELSRLLEKIANLLAKYQ